The DNA sequence CCGGCGACTCATGCTCTGCTTTATCCGACAGCGCCACAGAGCCTGCCGGTACTGACGGCTGGTATAGTGGCTGCCCTGATCGCTGTGGAACATCACGCCTGTTGGCTTACCCCGAAGCTCCCAGGCCATCTGCAATGCTTTGACCGTGAGGGCCGAGTCCGGCGACGTCGATATCGCCCAGCCCACAGGTTTGCGGGCGAACAGATCCAGCACTGCTGCCAGATAAGCCCAGCATTTTCCCGTCCAGATATACGTCACATCGCCGCACCAGACCTGATCCGGCGCGGTAACCGCGAACTGCCGGTCGAGATGGTTCGGTATTTCAATGTGTTCGTTCCCGCCGCGTTTGTATTTATGCGCCGGGACCTGGCAACTGGCGATATCCAGCTCTTTCATCAGCTTACCGGCCAGCCATCGCCCGAGTCTGACGCCCTTAGCGCTGACCATCGTGGCGATACTTCTCGCGCCAGCAGAGCCACCACTGGCGTTCCAGACTTCACTGACGAGACTCCGTTTAACGGCACGCTCGGCGTCAGAATCCCTGCCATTTTTACGAATGTAGCGATAACTGCTTCGGTGAACACCGAACAGCCGGCACAATGGCGCTACCGGGTAGTGCGCCCTCAGACTGTCTATTATCGTGAACTGTTCAGGGAGTCCGACATCAAGAGCGCGGTAGCCTTTTTTAGGATTTCATTCTCCATTTCAAGGCGTTGTATCCGTTTTCTCATTTCCCTGAGTTCAGTCTGCTCAGGCGTCAGAGGCAGCCCCGGGGGCGTTTTCCCTGGCGCTCGATACGTAACGATTTTACCCGGCGGTTGATGGCGGAGAGGCTGACGTTCATCGCCTTAGCCGCCTCGCCGTGAGTGTAGTTCTGATCCAGGACCAGTTTTGCCGCTTCGACTTTAAATTCAGCAGTAAATGCTTTGCTCATTGGTTCACCTATAAGATGTTGAGGTGAGCATATCACCTCTGCTCAGGTGGCCAAATTCAGTGTGCCACTACAGGGACAGTTCAGGGAAAAGCAGGTAATCAATATCAAGAGGGGCAGCAAAGGCGATCATCTTCAGATGATGTTCTATATTTTTATCAATATTGGCGGCAAACGACGCTGATTGTGCTGCAGCAACAGACCAGTCTGGCATAAATAGATTTCCTGCGGTCGTTACAATAACTAACGAGATTTGGGTTCATAAGGTAAACGTGAAAGGCCAACGGAACATTGCCGGTAGTGTTGTAAGCGTTCGCGGAACCACTCACGCAAGTGTTCGGCTTGCTCCCGTTCAATTTGTTCGGCGATCACCGGCAGGTTGTAACGTTCTTTGAAGGCAACGCCAGCCGCTGCAAGCTCAGTATTTATTTTATCTTTTTCTGTTGCAGGTAGCGCTGCAAGATTGTGCGACATAACATCCTCCTGTTAAGGGGATGACAGTAATCTAGTTGGCTTTAACCTGCAAGTATTTGTCTGCTCAGTAAGCTGCCTGAAACGTCAATACTCGACAGAACAGAACAGCAAGCGTATGCTGCCAGAGGTCGTAAAAAAACTCTTTTTATGAGGTAATGCAATGATTAGACGTAGTTTTTCTGCGGTTTCTTTTTTTGTTGTCTCGTTGTTTTTATTTTCTGGTTCCGCCGCAGCACATGCGCACCTTACCGGGCAGCAACCAGCAGCTAATGCGCGGTTAACTGCTTCACCTGAGCGTGTATCACTGACGTTCTCTGAAAAACTGGAAGCGGCATTCAGTGATGTGGTGTTGACAGATACACAAAATAAAGCAGTGTTCAATAGTGCCTCGACAGGCAACGAAGTAACAA is a window from the Erwinia sp. genome containing:
- a CDS encoding hypothetical protein (ID:JIFNMEKO_01229;~source:Prodigal:2.6); this encodes MGPDGTVIARDVADYRALSLVEAVIALRRHPFGLQAPEEPLHRGIIPAVTPATHALLYPTAPQSLPVLTAGIVAALIAVEHHACWLTPKLPGHLQCFDREGRVRRRRYRPAHRFAGEQIQHCCQISPAFSRPDIRHIAAPDLIRRGNRELPVEMVRYFNVFVPAAFVFMRRDLATGDIQLFHQLTGQPSPESDALSADHRGDTSRASRATTGVPDFTDETPFNGTLGVRIPAIFTNVAITASVNTEQPAQWRYRVVRPQTVYYRELFRESDIKSAVAFFRISFSISRRCIRFLISLSSVCSGVRGSPGGVFPGARYVTILPGG
- a CDS encoding hypothetical protein (ID:JIFNMEKO_01230;~source:Prodigal:2.6), whose translation is MSKAFTAEFKVEAAKLVLDQNYTHGEAAKAMNVSLSAINRRVKSLRIERQGKRPRGCL
- a CDS encoding hypothetical protein (ID:JIFNMEKO_01231;~source:Prodigal:2.6), translated to MPDWSVAAAQSASFAANIDKNIEHHLKMIAFAAPLDIDYLLFPELSL
- the holE gene encoding DNA polymerase III subunit theta (ID:JIFNMEKO_01232;~source:Prodigal:2.6); protein product: MSHNLAALPATEKDKINTELAAAGVAFKERYNLPVIAEQIEREQAEHLREWFRERLQHYRQCSVGLSRLPYEPKSR
- the yobA gene encoding Protein YobA (ID:JIFNMEKO_01233;~source:Prodigal:2.6), whose product is MIRRSFSAVSFFVVSLFLFSGSAAAHAHLTGQQPAANARLTASPERVSLTFSEKLEAAFSDVVLTDTQNKAVFNSASTGNEVTKNGNQITVSLTKPLPAGDYKVNWHVLSVDGHKTKGTYTFSVE